In the Paramormyrops kingsleyae isolate MSU_618 chromosome 6, PKINGS_0.4, whole genome shotgun sequence genome, one interval contains:
- the LOC111834327 gene encoding ras-related protein Rab-7L1-like isoform X1: MESHDHLFKVLIIGDCRVGKTSLVHRYVHEKFFKSYKSTVGVDFALKALAWSDTETVRLQLWDIAGQERFTSMTRIYYKGASGCVLMFDVTSISSFHSCQKWKEDLESKALLVDGNPIPCILLANKCDLSPWQVSKDDVETFSKTSGFIAWMEISVKDNRNITESLRILAENMMATQSAFGTPENQGKGFKLSSPVTAKEATGDQCCSTVKNLVE; encoded by the exons ATGGAGAGTCATGATCACTTGTTCAAAGTACTAATTATTGGGGACTGTCGAGTTGGGAAGACATCGCTGGTGCACCGTTACGTGCACGAAAAATTCTTCAAGAGTTACAAGAGTACAGTGGGAG TGGACTTTGCACTGAAAGCTCTTGCATGGTCTGACACGGAGACTGTACGACTTCAGCTGTGGGACATAGCAG GTCAAGAGCGTTTCACCTCCATGACCAGGATTTATTATAAGGGTGCATCGGGCTGCGTGCTCATGTTTGACGTCACCAGCATCTCCAGCTTTCACAGCTGCCAGAAATGGAAGGAGGACTTGGAGAGTAAGGCCCTTCTGGTGGACGGTAACCCTATCCCCTGCATCCTGCTGGCAAACAAG TGTGATTTATCACCTTGGCAAGTGTCAAAGGATGACGTGGAGACGTTCAGCAAGACCAGCGGCTTCATCGCCTGGATGGAGATATCAGTCAAAGACAACAGAAACATCACTGAATCCCTGAG AATCTTGGCGGAGAACATGATGGCAACTCAATCAGCTTTTGGAACACCTGAAAACCAGGGAAAAGGCTTCAAGCTAAGCTCCCCTGTAACGGCAAAGGAGGCTACTGGGGACCAGTGTTGCTCAACTGTGAAGAACTTGGTGGAATAA
- the LOC111834327 gene encoding ras-related protein Rab-7L1-like isoform X2: protein MNVVVVSVYRTQIENVIHFKLYLTLQVQLKLVDFALKALAWSDTETVRLQLWDIAGQERFTSMTRIYYKGASGCVLMFDVTSISSFHSCQKWKEDLESKALLVDGNPIPCILLANKCDLSPWQVSKDDVETFSKTSGFIAWMEISVKDNRNITESLRILAENMMATQSAFGTPENQGKGFKLSSPVTAKEATGDQCCSTVKNLVE, encoded by the exons ATGAACGTGGTGGTAGTGTCTGTATATAGAACACAAATTGAGAATGTGATTcattttaaactgtatttaaCTTTACAGGTGCAATTAAAACTCG TGGACTTTGCACTGAAAGCTCTTGCATGGTCTGACACGGAGACTGTACGACTTCAGCTGTGGGACATAGCAG GTCAAGAGCGTTTCACCTCCATGACCAGGATTTATTATAAGGGTGCATCGGGCTGCGTGCTCATGTTTGACGTCACCAGCATCTCCAGCTTTCACAGCTGCCAGAAATGGAAGGAGGACTTGGAGAGTAAGGCCCTTCTGGTGGACGGTAACCCTATCCCCTGCATCCTGCTGGCAAACAAG TGTGATTTATCACCTTGGCAAGTGTCAAAGGATGACGTGGAGACGTTCAGCAAGACCAGCGGCTTCATCGCCTGGATGGAGATATCAGTCAAAGACAACAGAAACATCACTGAATCCCTGAG AATCTTGGCGGAGAACATGATGGCAACTCAATCAGCTTTTGGAACACCTGAAAACCAGGGAAAAGGCTTCAAGCTAAGCTCCCCTGTAACGGCAAAGGAGGCTACTGGGGACCAGTGTTGCTCAACTGTGAAGAACTTGGTGGAATAA